A single window of Pseudarthrobacter psychrotolerans DNA harbors:
- a CDS encoding carbohydrate ABC transporter permease, which translates to MKIHNTTGGRIFDAANYVFLSLIGIITLLPFIYVFAGSFATEAEITRRAFFVWPEQFSLGAYEYIFSTPAFIRALVTTVLVTAVGTVVQLILTVTMAYPLAKRNLRGRQLIMSLVVFAMVFSGGMIPTFLLVKDLGLLNSYWALILPAAINPFSLIIIKNFFQELPAELEESAKMDGATEVGILWRILLPLSKPVLATFALFYAVGIWNDFMSPLLYLSDNSKWTLQMYLRQVTASSDLLGTGNVDPNYIPPEQGIKFAVIVVATLPILIFYPFLQKHFAKGMLIGSVKG; encoded by the coding sequence ATGAAGATTCACAACACCACCGGCGGGCGGATCTTCGACGCCGCCAACTACGTCTTCCTGAGCCTGATCGGCATCATCACGTTGCTGCCCTTCATCTACGTCTTCGCCGGCTCCTTCGCGACCGAAGCGGAAATCACCCGGCGGGCCTTCTTCGTCTGGCCCGAACAGTTCAGTCTGGGCGCCTATGAATACATCTTCTCCACGCCCGCGTTCATCCGTGCCCTGGTGACCACGGTGCTGGTCACCGCCGTCGGAACCGTGGTCCAGCTGATCCTGACCGTCACCATGGCCTACCCGCTGGCCAAACGGAACCTCCGTGGCCGCCAGCTCATCATGTCCCTGGTGGTCTTCGCGATGGTCTTCTCCGGCGGCATGATCCCCACCTTCCTGCTCGTCAAGGACCTCGGCCTGCTCAACTCGTACTGGGCGCTTATCTTGCCCGCGGCCATCAACCCGTTCAGCCTCATCATCATCAAGAACTTCTTCCAGGAACTCCCTGCCGAGCTGGAGGAATCGGCGAAGATGGACGGCGCCACCGAAGTGGGGATCCTCTGGCGGATCCTGCTGCCGCTCTCCAAGCCGGTGCTCGCCACGTTCGCCTTGTTCTACGCCGTGGGCATCTGGAACGACTTCATGTCACCGCTGCTCTACCTGAGCGACAACTCCAAATGGACGCTGCAGATGTACCTGCGCCAGGTCACCGCCTCCTCCGACCTCCTCGGAACCGGCAACGTGGACCCGAACTACATCCCACCGGAGCAGGGCATCAAGTTCGCCGTCATCGTCGTCGCCACCCTGCCCATCCTCATCTTCTACCCCTTCCTGCAAAAACACTTCGCCAAAGGCATGCTCATCGGCTCCGTCAAGGGCTGA
- a CDS encoding ABC transporter permease subunit produces the protein MSAPVIDTESTERVQSTAPAPRKRGRFSVHFAHYKWLYLLLLPGVLYFAVFRYGPMYGVSIAFKDYVPFLGVNASPWVGFQHFQDFFSNPDFGRLLGNTLILAFLSLGIAFPLTIVLALLLNEVRLSILKRTVQTLVYIPHFLSWTIVASLSFLLFALDFGPLFLFINNVLGTDIDFLSDPAWFRPLIVLQDIWKNTGWGTIIFLAALATVDQDQYEAAIIDGAGRFRRVWHITLPGIRSTIIVMLILAIGQMLNTGFEQIYLMTNALNRG, from the coding sequence ATGTCAGCCCCTGTCATTGACACCGAGTCCACGGAGCGGGTGCAGTCCACTGCTCCCGCTCCGCGGAAACGCGGCAGGTTTTCGGTCCATTTCGCCCATTACAAGTGGCTGTACCTGCTGTTGCTGCCTGGCGTGCTGTATTTCGCGGTGTTCCGCTACGGCCCGATGTACGGGGTATCCATCGCGTTCAAGGATTACGTCCCGTTCCTGGGTGTGAACGCCAGCCCGTGGGTGGGGTTCCAGCACTTCCAGGACTTCTTCTCCAACCCGGACTTCGGCCGGCTGCTGGGCAACACGCTGATCCTGGCGTTCCTGAGCCTGGGCATCGCGTTCCCGCTGACCATCGTGCTGGCGCTGCTGCTGAACGAGGTCCGCCTCTCCATCCTCAAACGCACCGTCCAGACCCTCGTCTACATCCCACACTTTTTGTCCTGGACCATCGTGGCGTCGCTGAGCTTCCTGCTGTTCGCCCTGGACTTCGGGCCGCTGTTCCTGTTCATCAACAACGTCCTGGGCACGGACATCGACTTCCTCTCCGACCCGGCCTGGTTCCGGCCGCTCATTGTGCTGCAGGACATATGGAAGAACACCGGCTGGGGGACCATCATCTTCCTCGCCGCCTTGGCCACCGTCGACCAGGACCAGTACGAGGCCGCGATCATCGACGGCGCCGGCCGTTTCCGCCGGGTCTGGCATATCACCCTGCCCGGGATCCGCTCCACTATCATCGTGATGCTGATCCTGGCGATCGGGCAGATGCTCAACACCGGATTCGAGCAGATCTATCTCATGACCAACGCCCTGAACCGGGGGTAG
- a CDS encoding DUF1961 family protein, with amino-acid sequence MAEGPLRTGSHNGALELSGALDDEEFGDHAHWTFWCPEEFPDGIRISWEFLPIAEPGLAMVFFAAAGHGGRDLFSAGLAPRTGYYPQYHAGDIDALHVSYFRHKHESERAFRTCNLRKSAGFELVAQGADPLPPTEDAVDFYRMEVVKDGPRVAFAINGLPLFDWCDPSEKVLGGGRIGFRQMAPLKAAYRNLRVQKV; translated from the coding sequence GTGGCGGAAGGGCCGCTGAGGACGGGAAGCCACAACGGTGCACTTGAGCTGTCCGGCGCGCTGGACGATGAGGAGTTCGGGGACCACGCGCACTGGACGTTCTGGTGCCCGGAGGAGTTCCCGGACGGCATCCGGATCAGCTGGGAGTTCCTGCCCATCGCGGAGCCGGGCCTGGCCATGGTGTTCTTCGCGGCCGCGGGTCATGGCGGCCGCGACCTGTTCTCGGCCGGCCTGGCACCGCGGACGGGTTACTACCCGCAGTACCACGCCGGCGACATCGACGCCCTGCACGTCTCCTATTTCCGGCACAAGCACGAGTCCGAACGGGCCTTCCGTACCTGCAACCTGCGGAAAAGCGCCGGCTTTGAGCTGGTGGCACAGGGCGCGGATCCGCTGCCGCCCACCGAGGATGCGGTGGATTTCTACCGGATGGAAGTGGTGAAGGACGGGCCTCGAGTCGCATTCGCCATCAACGGGTTGCCCCTTTTTGACTGGTGCGACCCGTCGGAGAAAGTGCTGGGCGGTGGCCGCATCGGCTTCCGCCAGATGGCACCGCTGAAGGCCGCGTACAGGAATCTCAGAGTGCAGAAGGTCTAG
- a CDS encoding GDSL-type esterase/lipase family protein gives MPARSPSARKGCGDELLETAAEGDLVLIQFGHNDQKKVHLAARTGYVANLRTMVAEVRDQGAVPVLCTSVERRHFLGGPASGAVLEDSLEDYPDVVRELALELQLPAVDLNAWTRALYLELGVAESQSLFCHFGPGEHAFWPAGLADNTHFSQRGASLVAAEVAAQLGRLGFGPRRLGSPDSTTAGLPSAGLTTAGRG, from the coding sequence GTGCCAGCACGGAGTCCTTCCGCGAGGAAGGGCTGTGGGGACGAGCTGCTGGAAACCGCGGCGGAGGGCGACCTTGTCCTGATCCAGTTCGGGCACAACGACCAGAAGAAGGTCCACCTCGCGGCCCGGACGGGCTACGTCGCCAACCTGCGCACCATGGTGGCGGAGGTCCGTGACCAGGGCGCTGTGCCGGTGCTCTGCACCTCGGTGGAGCGCCGGCACTTCCTGGGCGGGCCGGCGTCGGGCGCTGTCCTGGAGGACAGCCTGGAGGACTACCCCGACGTGGTCCGGGAGCTCGCGCTCGAGCTGCAGCTGCCCGCCGTCGACCTTAACGCCTGGACGCGTGCGCTGTATCTGGAGCTGGGGGTTGCGGAATCGCAGTCCCTGTTCTGCCACTTCGGACCGGGCGAGCACGCGTTCTGGCCGGCCGGGCTGGCGGACAATACGCACTTCTCCCAGCGCGGGGCGTCCCTCGTGGCTGCAGAGGTTGCCGCCCAGCTTGGGAGGCTCGGCTTCGGCCCGCGCCGGTTGGGCTCCCCGGACAGCACGACGGCGGGACTTCCGTCGGCGGGGCTCACGACGGCGGGGCGGGGCTAG